The following proteins come from a genomic window of Pyxidicoccus sp. MSG2:
- a CDS encoding phytoene desaturase family protein, with protein MSSIEYDVVVVGAGFGGLATALELTRRGARVALCETLNYPGGCASTFRREGHAFEAGATLFSGFEPHQLFGRWIREHGMAVTVDWLDPVVELRTPELRLPVHRDKARFIESLCALPGAPVSGIRRLFALQGQVAEALWPLFDDPGLLPPLDVKALLRHSGRALRYATLLRWMGRPLGAVLETLGLAGFTPLRTYLDALCQITVQCSAAEAEAPFALAAMDYYWRGTGHVRGGIGKLAEAMAKAVEARGGTVLLANRVKSITRVPGGWSVASRKGELRARNVVANLLPRGVLRLLGLPPEQLPRLGAMSERISEGWGAAMLYLVVKAPEHERGSAHHLELVRDASAPFIEGNHLFMSISGAADEGRAPEGHRTVTVSTHVPLKTLAGLSAQEQGRYLSGIQEHMLAGLEQLAPEWMAGLTHTMTASPRTYQRFTQREGGAVGGVPRRAGFANYRNLGPMQVMDGLWLVGDSVFPGQSTLATAVGGVRTAASIASRG; from the coding sequence ATGTCGAGCATCGAGTACGACGTGGTGGTGGTGGGCGCGGGCTTCGGCGGGCTCGCCACGGCGCTGGAGTTGACGCGGCGGGGCGCTCGCGTGGCGCTGTGCGAGACGCTGAACTACCCCGGCGGCTGCGCCAGCACCTTCCGGCGGGAAGGCCATGCGTTCGAGGCCGGAGCCACGCTCTTCTCCGGCTTCGAGCCGCACCAACTCTTCGGCCGGTGGATTCGCGAGCACGGCATGGCCGTGACGGTGGACTGGTTGGATCCGGTGGTGGAATTGCGCACGCCGGAGCTGCGGCTGCCGGTGCATCGGGACAAGGCACGGTTCATCGAGTCGCTCTGCGCCCTGCCCGGTGCGCCCGTCTCGGGCATCCGCCGGCTGTTCGCGTTGCAGGGCCAGGTGGCCGAGGCACTGTGGCCGCTGTTCGATGACCCGGGCCTGCTGCCGCCGCTGGACGTGAAGGCGCTGCTGCGCCACTCGGGGCGCGCACTCCGGTACGCGACACTGCTGCGGTGGATGGGCCGGCCGCTGGGCGCGGTGCTGGAGACGCTGGGGCTCGCGGGCTTCACGCCGCTGCGCACGTACCTGGATGCGCTCTGTCAAATCACGGTGCAGTGCAGCGCGGCCGAGGCGGAGGCGCCCTTCGCCCTGGCGGCCATGGACTACTACTGGCGGGGCACGGGCCATGTGCGCGGCGGCATCGGCAAGCTGGCGGAGGCGATGGCGAAGGCGGTGGAGGCGCGCGGCGGCACGGTGCTGCTAGCCAACCGGGTGAAGTCCATCACCCGGGTGCCCGGAGGTTGGAGCGTGGCGTCGCGCAAGGGCGAGCTGCGGGCGCGGAACGTCGTGGCCAACCTGCTGCCGCGTGGTGTTCTCCGGTTGCTGGGCCTGCCGCCCGAGCAACTCCCCCGCCTGGGAGCCATGTCAGAGCGCATCAGCGAGGGCTGGGGCGCGGCGATGCTCTACCTGGTGGTGAAGGCGCCGGAGCACGAGCGCGGCAGCGCGCACCACCTGGAGTTGGTGCGGGACGCGAGCGCGCCGTTCATCGAGGGCAACCACCTGTTCATGTCCATCAGCGGAGCGGCGGACGAGGGCCGCGCGCCCGAGGGTCACCGCACGGTGACGGTGTCCACCCACGTGCCGCTGAAGACGCTGGCGGGCCTGTCGGCGCAGGAGCAGGGACGCTATCTGAGCGGCATCCAGGAGCACATGCTCGCGGGGCTGGAGCAACTGGCGCCCGAGTGGATGGCCGGACTCACGCACACGATGACGGCGTCACCGCGCACGTATCAGCGCTTCACGCAGCGCGAGGGCGGCGCGGTGGGCGGCGTGCCCCGACGCGCGGGGTTCGCGAACTACCGGAACCTGGGCCCCATGCAGGTCATGGACGGGCTGTGGCTCGTCGGGGACTCGGTGTTTCCCGGACAGAGCACGCTGGCCACGGCGGTGGGCGGCGTGCGCACCGCCGCGAGCATCGCCTCGCGAGGCTGA
- the eutB gene encoding ethanolamine ammonia-lyase subunit EutB: MSVSLRDVLTGEDVFGYIHRVLGSFDSRLYQQLLGAANAFKEGDAALGISAADETSRANARALLSRTKLGAIHSHPPFEDRLHAFMLEGLDGELLPRLSEWTLGQLKHFLLTAPEAEVHAILGGLGSDVIACVVKLMSDAELTAVGARIYHPLPGSKLGAKGYLGARLQPNSPTDHPDDIRWQVFNGWSFAVGDVVLGTNPVSSVPASVAAVEAALHDILVTFGLAEVMPHCVLSHIDVQAQVEARQPGTTGIWFQSLAGNESANRTFDVTIEKMVRHAASRTGKFGLYFETGQGADATNGHHHGCDMLIHESRKYGFARALKARVAMAQLGVGRAQEPWVHVNDVAGFIGPEVFRTREQLVRCCLEDIVMGKLHGLMIGLDVCSTLHMDVTLDDLGWCLEQVAPAGPGYLMALPTRNDPMLSYLTTAFQDHVRLREKFGLKADDRMWAFFQELGVIDAQGRPTEHFGDPAWVYLQYRRRKGDSRPDAEVLTEAKREMAAVRERSVPLAVGHGALTYELEPSLERELRALYEDAKAGLWSELSEAMVAQLVDAVPLRTCSEDRRDYILHPPSGERLDSASELAVRMLRLRHAGQWDAQIVISDGLDARSLMDEGHLKPFLAELRRELAAAGWHVAPEHLVVKYGRVRAGYQVGELLFGDSEKSAPRALVHVIGERPGSGHHAFSAYLSAPSARAWGRQGRVDHDITRLIAGISDTSVRPESAAREAVRILAELASSARNEPPTLDGSVEARGA; the protein is encoded by the coding sequence ATGAGCGTGAGCCTCCGCGACGTCCTCACCGGCGAGGATGTCTTCGGCTACATCCACCGGGTTCTGGGTTCCTTCGATTCGCGCCTCTACCAGCAGCTTCTTGGCGCGGCCAACGCGTTCAAGGAGGGCGACGCGGCCCTGGGCATCTCCGCCGCGGACGAGACGTCCCGCGCGAATGCCCGTGCGCTGCTGTCGCGCACGAAGCTGGGCGCCATCCACTCGCATCCTCCCTTCGAGGACCGGCTGCATGCCTTCATGCTGGAGGGACTGGACGGGGAGCTGCTGCCCCGCCTCTCCGAGTGGACGCTGGGGCAACTGAAGCACTTCCTGCTCACCGCGCCCGAGGCGGAGGTGCACGCCATCCTCGGCGGGCTGGGCAGTGACGTCATCGCCTGTGTCGTGAAGCTGATGAGCGACGCGGAGCTGACGGCGGTGGGCGCGCGCATCTACCACCCGCTGCCCGGCAGCAAGCTGGGCGCGAAGGGCTACCTGGGGGCGCGCCTCCAGCCCAACTCGCCCACGGACCACCCGGACGACATCCGCTGGCAGGTCTTCAACGGCTGGTCCTTCGCGGTGGGCGACGTGGTGCTGGGCACCAACCCGGTGTCCTCGGTGCCCGCGTCCGTGGCGGCGGTGGAGGCGGCGCTGCACGACATCCTCGTCACCTTCGGGCTGGCGGAGGTGATGCCCCACTGCGTGCTCTCGCACATCGACGTGCAGGCGCAGGTGGAGGCACGGCAGCCGGGCACCACCGGCATCTGGTTCCAGAGCCTCGCGGGCAACGAGTCCGCCAACCGCACCTTCGACGTCACCATCGAGAAGATGGTGCGGCACGCGGCGAGTCGCACCGGGAAGTTCGGCCTCTACTTCGAGACGGGACAGGGCGCGGACGCGACGAACGGGCACCACCACGGCTGCGACATGCTCATCCACGAGTCGCGCAAGTACGGCTTCGCGCGGGCGCTGAAGGCGCGCGTGGCGATGGCGCAGCTCGGGGTGGGGCGGGCGCAGGAGCCGTGGGTGCACGTGAATGACGTGGCGGGCTTCATCGGGCCAGAGGTGTTCCGCACCCGCGAGCAGCTCGTGCGCTGCTGCCTGGAAGACATCGTCATGGGCAAGCTGCACGGGCTGATGATTGGCCTGGACGTGTGCTCCACGCTGCACATGGACGTGACGCTGGATGACCTGGGCTGGTGCCTGGAGCAGGTGGCCCCGGCGGGCCCCGGCTACCTCATGGCGCTGCCCACGCGGAACGACCCGATGCTCAGCTACCTGACGACGGCGTTCCAGGACCACGTCCGGCTGCGGGAGAAGTTCGGCCTCAAGGCGGATGACCGGATGTGGGCCTTCTTCCAGGAGCTCGGCGTCATCGACGCGCAGGGGCGCCCCACGGAGCATTTCGGTGACCCGGCGTGGGTGTACCTCCAGTACCGGCGGCGCAAGGGGGACTCGCGCCCGGACGCGGAGGTACTCACGGAAGCGAAGCGGGAGATGGCGGCGGTGCGTGAGCGCAGCGTGCCGCTGGCGGTGGGGCACGGGGCGCTGACGTACGAGCTGGAGCCGTCGCTGGAGCGGGAGCTGCGCGCGCTGTACGAGGACGCGAAGGCGGGCCTCTGGTCGGAGCTGTCCGAGGCGATGGTGGCGCAGCTTGTCGACGCGGTGCCCCTGCGGACGTGCTCGGAGGACCGGCGCGACTACATCCTGCATCCGCCTTCGGGCGAGCGGTTGGATTCGGCATCCGAGCTGGCGGTGCGGATGCTGCGGCTGCGGCATGCCGGGCAGTGGGACGCGCAGATAGTCATCTCGGATGGACTGGATGCTCGCTCGCTGATGGATGAAGGGCACCTGAAGCCGTTCCTGGCCGAGCTGCGGCGCGAGCTGGCGGCGGCGGGCTGGCACGTGGCGCCCGAGCACCTGGTGGTGAAGTACGGCCGCGTGCGCGCGGGCTACCAGGTGGGGGAGCTGCTGTTCGGTGACTCGGAGAAGTCGGCGCCGCGGGCGCTGGTGCACGTCATCGGTGAGCGGCCGGGCTCCGGGCACCATGCCTTCTCCGCGTACCTGAGTGCGCCGTCGGCGCGGGCGTGGGGCCGGCAGGGCAGGGTGGACCACGACATCACGCGACTGATTGCCGGCATCTCCGATACGAGCGTGCGGCCCGAGTCGGCGGCGCGCGAGGCGGTGCGCATCCTCGCGGAGCTGGCGTCCTCGGCGCGCAACGAGCCGCCCACGCTGGATGGCTCCGTCGAGGCGCGAGGGGCCTGA
- a CDS encoding hybrid sensor histidine kinase/response regulator — protein sequence MHATLVAVPSAVAEEIERGLRESDVGRACHVLRVSEAPAPGSMTEGLLVAWDDGGPLEEVAAWCQRLDESRVASRTQFVVLTPRAPAESEALARAGADECVAPPGTHWGARLVSLQRRMQAERANVEIQSTRRAADFLRSALDGVPDPLFVKDRQHRWVAVNNAFCQFMGHSAEELLGRSDYDFVPAHEADVFWRKDEQVFRSGRTDENEEAFTDREGRTHTLVTKKAAFTGTDGEGFLVAVIRDVTDRKRLESQLMVAERMASVGTLAAGVAHEINNPLAFVCSNLSFLKERLAQAALSPEALPELREVVEEAEVGAARVGAIVRDLRTFARADEDRLSPVDVSRVVDGALRLVRNELSHRARLVCTLQPVPRVHGNDVRLSQVVVNLLVNALQALPERPADENEVRVSLRAGRPGQVELEVADNGHGMPPEVQRRIFDPFFTTKAVGEGTGLGLSICLTLVQAMGGRIDVSSTPGRGSSFRVVLPATVSDAAAPVASTSVRPRAPRPVMPRRRLLLIDDEPSVGSSVSRLVRDVYEVRAVQGAREALQLLSEGERFDAILCDLMMPGMSGMDFVVELERMAPDLVLRTGLMTGGAFTPQAREFVGRHSRGLLEKPFEREGLCTFVEHLLQ from the coding sequence TTGCACGCGACGCTGGTAGCGGTGCCCTCCGCGGTGGCGGAGGAAATCGAGCGAGGGCTGCGCGAGTCCGACGTGGGCCGCGCCTGCCACGTGCTGCGCGTGTCCGAGGCCCCGGCCCCCGGTTCCATGACGGAAGGGCTGCTGGTGGCCTGGGACGACGGCGGCCCGCTGGAAGAGGTTGCCGCCTGGTGTCAGCGGTTGGATGAGTCCCGCGTGGCCTCACGCACGCAGTTCGTGGTGCTGACGCCCCGGGCTCCCGCGGAGTCCGAGGCGCTGGCCCGGGCCGGAGCCGACGAGTGTGTGGCCCCGCCGGGCACGCACTGGGGCGCACGGCTGGTGTCGCTGCAGCGCCGCATGCAGGCGGAGCGGGCGAACGTCGAAATCCAGTCCACGCGCCGCGCCGCGGACTTCCTGCGCAGCGCGCTCGACGGCGTGCCGGACCCGCTCTTCGTCAAGGACCGGCAGCACCGGTGGGTGGCCGTCAACAACGCGTTCTGCCAGTTCATGGGCCACAGCGCGGAGGAGCTGCTGGGCCGCTCGGACTATGACTTCGTCCCCGCGCACGAGGCGGACGTCTTCTGGCGCAAGGACGAGCAGGTCTTCCGCTCCGGCCGCACCGACGAGAACGAGGAGGCCTTCACCGACCGCGAGGGCCGCACGCACACCCTCGTGACGAAGAAGGCCGCCTTCACCGGCACGGACGGCGAGGGCTTCCTCGTCGCCGTCATCCGAGACGTCACGGACCGCAAGCGGCTGGAGTCGCAGCTCATGGTCGCCGAGCGCATGGCCTCCGTGGGCACGCTGGCCGCGGGCGTCGCGCACGAAATCAACAACCCGCTGGCCTTCGTCTGCTCCAACCTCTCCTTCCTGAAGGAGCGCCTGGCCCAGGCCGCGCTGTCCCCGGAAGCGCTCCCGGAGCTGCGCGAGGTGGTGGAGGAGGCGGAGGTGGGCGCGGCGAGGGTGGGCGCCATCGTCCGCGACCTGCGCACCTTCGCTCGCGCGGACGAGGACCGCCTCTCGCCCGTGGACGTGTCGCGCGTGGTGGACGGCGCGCTCCGGCTGGTGCGCAACGAGCTGTCGCACCGCGCCCGGCTGGTGTGCACGCTGCAGCCCGTGCCGCGCGTCCATGGCAACGACGTGCGGCTGAGCCAGGTCGTCGTCAACCTGCTGGTGAATGCGCTGCAGGCGCTGCCGGAGCGGCCCGCGGACGAGAACGAGGTGCGCGTGTCCCTGCGCGCCGGCCGCCCCGGCCAGGTGGAGCTGGAGGTGGCGGACAACGGGCACGGCATGCCGCCGGAGGTGCAGCGCCGCATCTTCGACCCCTTCTTCACCACCAAGGCCGTGGGCGAGGGCACCGGGCTGGGCCTGTCCATCTGCCTCACCCTCGTGCAGGCCATGGGCGGGCGCATCGACGTCTCCAGCACGCCGGGCCGGGGCAGCTCCTTCCGCGTGGTGCTGCCCGCCACCGTCTCGGACGCGGCGGCCCCGGTCGCGAGCACGAGCGTGAGGCCGCGAGCGCCGCGCCCGGTGATGCCCCGCCGGCGACTGCTGCTCATCGACGACGAGCCCTCCGTGGGCAGCTCGGTGAGCCGGTTGGTGCGCGACGTGTACGAGGTCCGCGCCGTGCAGGGCGCGCGCGAGGCGCTCCAGTTGCTCTCGGAAGGCGAGCGGTTCGATGCCATCCTCTGTGACTTGATGATGCCGGGCATGAGCGGAATGGACTTCGTGGTGGAGCTGGAGCGGATGGCGCCGGACCTGGTGCTGCGCACCGGGCTGATGACGGGCGGCGCCTTCACTCCGCAGGCCCGCGAGTTCGTGGGCCGCCACTCCCGCGGGCTGCTGGAGAAGCCCTTCGAGCGCGAGGGCCTGTGCACGTTCGTCGAGCACCTGCTCCAGTGA
- a CDS encoding TIGR02757 family protein, translating into MRPRLEAFLASTDARARIGFDPVEFPHRYTDPRDIEVSALLAAALAYGRADLFRPKVDALLQRMGSSPAAFVRALDVPGAKALLAGFVYRFNVGTDVAVLLLGMGRVLREHGSLEALFVQGLEARGTLHGALDAFTTGLRQVPMEGLRAALGPERGLHHLLPSPLGAGAAKRLNLFLRWMVRGPDAVDFGIWKRVPPATLLIPLDTHIGRISQHLGLTRRKDLTWRTAEEVTASLRALDAEDPVRYDFALCHYGMSGACPAQPVPENCARCALLPACGVGPRVVATATRRVRGATRPGGKGVAVSRRR; encoded by the coding sequence CTGCGCCCGAGGCTGGAAGCCTTCCTGGCCTCCACGGATGCGCGCGCCCGCATCGGCTTCGACCCGGTGGAGTTCCCCCACCGCTACACCGACCCGCGAGACATCGAGGTCAGCGCGCTGCTCGCCGCGGCGCTCGCCTACGGACGCGCGGACCTGTTCCGCCCCAAGGTGGACGCGCTCCTCCAGCGCATGGGGTCTTCTCCAGCCGCCTTCGTCCGCGCGCTCGACGTCCCCGGCGCGAAGGCGCTGCTCGCCGGCTTCGTCTACCGCTTCAACGTGGGCACCGACGTCGCCGTGCTGCTGCTCGGCATGGGCCGCGTGCTGCGCGAGCACGGCAGCCTGGAGGCCCTCTTCGTCCAGGGCCTCGAAGCGCGCGGCACGCTGCACGGCGCGCTCGACGCCTTCACCACCGGCCTGCGCCAGGTCCCCATGGAGGGCCTGCGCGCCGCCCTGGGGCCGGAGCGCGGCCTGCACCACCTGCTGCCCTCGCCCCTGGGCGCGGGCGCCGCCAAGCGGCTCAACCTCTTCCTCCGGTGGATGGTGCGCGGCCCGGACGCGGTGGACTTCGGCATCTGGAAGCGCGTGCCGCCCGCCACGCTCCTCATCCCGCTGGACACCCACATCGGCCGCATCTCCCAGCACCTGGGCCTTACCCGGCGCAAGGACCTCACGTGGCGCACCGCGGAGGAAGTCACCGCGTCCCTGCGCGCCCTCGATGCCGAGGACCCCGTCCGCTACGACTTCGCCCTGTGCCACTACGGCATGAGCGGCGCGTGTCCCGCCCAGCCGGTGCCGGAGAACTGCGCCCGCTGTGCCCTCCTGCCTGCCTGCGGCGTGGGCCCTCGCGTGGTGGCAACGGCGACCCGGAGGGTCCGTGGGGCCACCCGTCCAGGGGGCAAGGGAGTGGCGGTGTCCCGGCGACGTTGA